Proteins from a single region of Helicobacter pylori:
- a CDS encoding LTA synthase family protein, with translation MKSLSNALFSLFLKGFYFTFFMSLLFVFNRIGFIIYTGYYKHALKNPIFDEIIKTLFNGARYDNRVVSSLAILFILIGLLGLLAPKHQTRMLNVVACFSIVIILFLNIANIVYYGIYGNVFDENLLEFLHEDTLTILKMSGEYPIFSSFSLFIILSVLISFIYFKLQNALFKPTNVYQTTKPLKTFILFALFSLTQMFYINAQLSFVGASLDLSIEPAKDPFLMKITPGAFRNLYLLARNYRQSHNLKFSDFAKETPLEVAKNYFNLKENPSNNLYELLTQTSRNNSNQTIQHVFYIVSESLSSWHFDPKFDAIGLTSALQNLVKKEHAYMLSAFIESAPRTVKSLDVQITGLPYINDNNLVNSGVILKSFPMAIGNIMKTLGYKNNFYYGGSGIWNKLTSFTKKQGFHALYFNNHLLEFAKNKPYPKPIESNWGVHDNILFDYILENTNPNEKTFSMVMTLSNHAIKNVNLKAFGVPLEKIQKFVENTPKAENIPDANSLGHIYWYDKVVVNFIQKASQKFPNSLFIITGDHFDRSYEYAKNDLYTIKSVPLILFAPTLKPEKISQVGSHLDIAPTIVELVAPKGFQFVSFGKPLFSNNTTNSPSHPNYALGYEAIATKDYFYNPSLGLRYLNENHKEQKDKQNDKTKASHFYQQLESLKALSYYLLYHGANLKD, from the coding sequence CAGGCTATTATAAGCATGCTTTAAAAAACCCTATTTTTGATGAAATCATCAAAACCCTATTCAATGGAGCCAGATACGATAATCGTGTAGTCTCAAGCTTAGCGATTCTTTTTATCCTCATCGGATTATTGGGGTTATTGGCCCCTAAACACCAAACCAGAATGCTTAATGTTGTGGCGTGTTTTTCTATCGTTATTATCCTGTTTTTAAATATTGCTAACATTGTTTATTATGGCATTTATGGGAATGTGTTTGATGAAAATTTATTGGAATTTCTGCATGAAGACACGCTCACGATTTTAAAAATGAGTGGGGAATACCCTATTTTTTCTAGTTTTTCACTCTTTATAATCCTTAGCGTTTTAATTTCTTTTATCTATTTCAAACTCCAAAACGCCCTTTTTAAGCCCACAAATGTTTATCAAACCACCAAACCCCTTAAAACTTTCATTTTATTTGCGCTTTTTTCACTCACGCAAATGTTTTACATTAACGCGCAATTGAGCTTTGTTGGCGCATCTTTAGATCTCAGCATAGAGCCAGCCAAAGATCCTTTTTTAATGAAAATCACCCCCGGTGCGTTTCGTAACCTTTATCTTTTAGCACGCAATTACAGACAAAGCCATAATCTTAAATTCAGCGATTTTGCTAAAGAAACGCCTTTAGAAGTGGCGAAAAATTATTTCAATCTTAAAGAAAACCCCTCAAACAACCTCTATGAGTTGCTAACTCAGACAAGCCGCAACAATTCCAATCAAACCATTCAACATGTTTTTTATATCGTTTCAGAGTCTTTGAGTTCATGGCATTTTGATCCAAAATTTGACGCTATAGGACTAACGAGCGCTTTACAAAATTTGGTTAAAAAAGAGCATGCCTACATGCTTTCTGCTTTTATTGAAAGCGCCCCACGGACCGTTAAAAGCCTAGATGTCCAAATCACAGGCTTACCCTATATCAATGATAATAATTTAGTTAATTCAGGAGTGATCCTTAAAAGCTTTCCTATGGCGATTGGCAATATCATGAAAACTCTGGGTTATAAAAACAACTTTTATTATGGGGGTAGCGGGATTTGGAACAAACTAACTAGTTTCACCAAAAAACAAGGTTTTCACGCCCTTTATTTCAATAACCACCTCTTAGAATTTGCCAAAAACAAGCCCTACCCTAAGCCCATAGAGAGCAACTGGGGAGTGCATGATAATATTTTATTTGACTATATTTTAGAAAACACTAACCCTAATGAAAAAACTTTCAGCATGGTCATGACTTTAAGCAATCATGCGATCAAAAATGTGAATCTCAAAGCCTTTGGCGTGCCTTTAGAAAAAATCCAAAAATTTGTGGAAAACACCCCCAAAGCAGAAAATATACCGGACGCTAATTCTTTAGGGCATATTTACTGGTATGACAAAGTGGTAGTCAATTTCATCCAAAAAGCCAGCCAAAAATTCCCTAACTCGCTTTTTATCATCACAGGGGATCATTTTGACAGGAGCTATGAATACGCTAAAAACGATTTATATACGATTAAATCCGTGCCGCTTATTTTGTTCGCCCCTACTTTAAAGCCTGAAAAAATCAGTCAAGTCGGATCGCATTTAGACATCGCCCCTACGATTGTTGAACTGGTCGCTCCTAAAGGTTTTCAATTTGTGAGTTTTGGAAAACCTTTATTTTCTAACAATACAACAAACTCTCCAAGCCACCCCAATTACGCGCTAGGTTATGAAGCGATCGCTACCAAAGATTATTTTTATAATCCGAGTTTGGGGTTAAGGTATTTGAATGAAAACCACAAGGAACAAAAGGATAAACAAAACGACAAAACAAAAGCTTCTCATTTTTACCAGCAATTAGAATCCTTAAAAGCCCTTAGTTATTACTTGCTCTATCATGGGGCTAACCTTAAAGATTGA
- the folD gene encoding bifunctional methylenetetrahydrofolate dehydrogenase/methenyltetrahydrofolate cyclohydrolase FolD: MPNRGVVLLDGQALAYDIEKDLKNKIQIITTQTHKRPKLAVILVGKDPASITYVNMKIKACERVGMDFDLKTLQENITEAKLLSLIKDYNTDQNISGVLVQLPLPRHIDTKMILEAIDPSKDVDGFHPLNIGKLCTQKESFLPATPMGVMRLLEHYHIEIKGKDVAIIGASNIIGKPLSMLMLNAGASVSVCHILTKDISFYTQNADIICVGVGKPDLIKASMLKKGAVVVDIGINHLNDGRIVGDVDFNNAQKVAGFITPVPKGVGPMTIVSLLENTLIAFEKQQRKGF, from the coding sequence ATGCCAAATAGAGGCGTTGTTTTATTAGACGGGCAAGCGCTAGCTTATGATATAGAAAAAGATTTGAAAAATAAAATCCAAATAATAACCACGCAAACGCACAAACGCCCCAAACTAGCCGTGATTTTAGTGGGGAAAGATCCTGCTAGTATCACTTATGTCAATATGAAGATCAAAGCATGCGAAAGGGTGGGCATGGATTTTGACTTAAAAACCCTCCAAGAAAATATCACTGAAGCCAAATTGCTGTCCTTGATTAAAGATTACAATACCGATCAAAACATTTCAGGCGTTTTAGTCCAGCTCCCCCTACCCAGACACATTGACACTAAAATGATTTTAGAAGCCATTGACCCCAGTAAAGATGTGGATGGTTTCCACCCCCTTAATATCGGCAAGCTCTGCACTCAAAAAGAATCGTTTCTGCCAGCTACCCCTATGGGCGTGATGCGTCTTTTAGAGCATTATCATATTGAAATCAAGGGCAAGGATGTGGCGATTATTGGGGCGAGCAATATCATTGGAAAACCTTTAAGCATGCTCATGTTAAACGCTGGGGCTAGCGTGAGCGTGTGCCATATTTTGACTAAAGACATTAGCTTTTACACCCAAAACGCTGATATTATCTGCGTGGGCGTGGGTAAGCCTGATTTGATTAAAGCGAGCATGTTAAAAAAAGGGGCTGTAGTGGTGGATATTGGGATCAATCATTTGAATGATGGGCGTATCGTGGGCGATGTGGATTTTAACAACGCGCAAAAAGTTGCCGGTTTTATCACCCCTGTGCCTAAAGGCGTGGGGC